A genomic region of Candidatus Kryptoniota bacterium contains the following coding sequences:
- the sppA gene encoding signal peptide peptidase SppA, giving the protein MNKLFACAIAVSCVLSLSGYACGQDILVNPQNQKYLFTAGTDETQAFLYNPAYLGLYSRGSVLDAYYFYPSTGQLNPSKQTFYDFGAFLQGGKFGVSFRNAATSSEDLNQYSIGLGLGDSRFAAGVSLSMTNITGLGSRWFPGVGIIWRPNPFVSFGAAYHNFSERAFGLHPIEEATNFGVSVRPLGTPFLTLNADLSSPIHGDGYKLGINVEPLPGLGFFAIYDRSGYGIEVSRVVPNSNPGYIGPSTLWGNSLSIGVSMNLGSHVHAEGASSYQSRAYAATYGRVVFTSQDMSTILLGHRVAEITIRGNLQDAKEQSFFFLKANKPLLEYIEEIKKCGDDLSIAALILKIYPFSTSDKFFSLSGETQELADAVRYVRDKGKKVYAYLMDDSGVDELYLASAADEIYMAPVAFISGYGVNMDLIRMKGLFDKLHISWNAQTAGKFKSTFHTIYTDSATPEQAKLIQGLADDIYTQMLKQIEVSRGITLPDSVKSAVSGILSSEDAAAVHVIDGAEYYDEFKKDVDKDLYGLASASGAIDPANLHRYESAWGKEPEIAVIGVYGSIVTGPSSAPGPFPIPFLGSGRTSGSETVAAQINAAASNSDIKAIVLRVNSGGGSALASDQIYRALTEAASKKPVVASFGNVAASGGYYVAAGAKRIFAEPASVTGSIGVVIFFPVLTDFLEKDLGTNVEQYRAGENSDLLSPFHRWNDQDLKYIDAFLNQTYMDFKEKVAAGRKLALERVEELAQGKVYTGDQAKSLNLVDEFGGLDKAIQYAARSAGVSGEYQIKMFTVPGIGFGDYLGLGIDILQIISDWKLYD; this is encoded by the coding sequence ATGAACAAGCTGTTCGCGTGTGCGATTGCCGTATCCTGTGTCCTGTCGTTGTCCGGGTATGCGTGCGGACAGGATATTCTCGTGAATCCACAGAATCAGAAGTACCTCTTTACCGCAGGAACAGATGAGACTCAGGCATTTCTCTATAATCCCGCGTATCTCGGATTGTACAGCCGCGGGAGTGTGCTCGACGCTTACTATTTCTATCCAAGCACCGGCCAGCTGAATCCGTCGAAGCAGACATTTTACGACTTTGGAGCGTTTCTTCAAGGCGGGAAGTTCGGCGTGTCTTTCAGAAATGCTGCAACTTCGTCCGAGGACTTGAACCAGTATTCCATCGGTCTTGGACTTGGCGACTCCAGGTTTGCGGCGGGCGTGTCGCTGTCGATGACGAACATTACCGGTCTAGGGTCGAGATGGTTTCCCGGTGTAGGTATCATCTGGCGCCCCAATCCGTTCGTGAGCTTTGGGGCGGCGTACCATAATTTCTCAGAGAGAGCTTTCGGGTTACATCCAATCGAAGAAGCGACGAACTTCGGCGTCAGCGTCCGTCCTCTTGGAACACCCTTCCTGACTCTCAACGCGGATTTGTCTTCGCCAATCCATGGAGACGGTTACAAACTCGGCATCAATGTCGAACCGCTCCCCGGTCTGGGATTCTTTGCGATCTACGACAGATCGGGTTACGGCATCGAAGTAAGTCGCGTTGTGCCGAATTCGAATCCCGGATACATCGGACCCTCTACTCTGTGGGGAAACAGTCTATCCATAGGTGTAAGCATGAACCTGGGTTCGCACGTTCACGCGGAGGGAGCTTCAAGCTATCAATCGCGGGCGTACGCGGCGACTTATGGCAGAGTCGTGTTTACCTCCCAGGATATGTCCACAATTCTCCTCGGTCATCGCGTGGCAGAAATAACGATAAGAGGAAATCTCCAGGACGCAAAGGAGCAATCGTTTTTCTTCCTCAAAGCGAATAAGCCCCTGCTCGAGTATATAGAGGAAATCAAAAAGTGCGGCGACGATCTTTCCATAGCGGCTTTAATACTTAAGATCTATCCCTTTTCGACCAGCGATAAGTTCTTCTCGCTTTCGGGCGAAACGCAGGAACTTGCGGATGCGGTGAGATACGTCAGGGACAAAGGGAAAAAAGTTTATGCATACCTGATGGACGACAGCGGAGTGGATGAACTATATCTTGCCAGCGCCGCCGATGAGATTTACATGGCACCTGTCGCATTCATATCGGGGTACGGCGTGAATATGGATCTCATAAGGATGAAAGGGCTGTTCGACAAGCTGCACATATCATGGAACGCGCAGACGGCAGGGAAATTTAAATCGACATTTCATACGATTTATACTGATTCCGCAACTCCCGAACAGGCTAAACTGATACAGGGACTTGCCGACGACATCTATACCCAGATGCTGAAACAGATCGAGGTGAGTCGCGGGATAACTTTGCCGGACAGTGTGAAGTCGGCAGTGTCGGGAATTCTCTCGTCCGAAGATGCGGCCGCAGTCCACGTGATCGATGGCGCGGAATATTACGATGAATTCAAGAAAGATGTGGACAAAGATCTTTACGGATTGGCTTCCGCGTCAGGTGCGATCGATCCCGCGAACCTACATAGGTACGAGTCTGCATGGGGGAAGGAGCCGGAAATTGCGGTGATAGGTGTGTATGGATCAATAGTGACCGGGCCAAGCTCGGCTCCCGGACCATTTCCGATCCCGTTTTTGGGGAGCGGGAGGACGAGTGGATCGGAAACCGTGGCGGCTCAAATCAACGCGGCAGCATCCAACAGCGACATCAAGGCAATCGTATTGCGGGTAAACAGCGGCGGCGGATCAGCTCTCGCATCGGATCAGATCTACAGAGCATTGACCGAAGCCGCGTCGAAGAAACCGGTTGTGGCATCCTTCGGCAACGTAGCGGCTAGTGGCGGTTATTATGTTGCGGCAGGTGCAAAGAGAATTTTCGCCGAACCTGCTTCAGTGACCGGAAGCATCGGGGTCGTCATCTTCTTCCCGGTCCTTACGGATTTTCTTGAGAAAGACCTTGGGACCAACGTCGAACAATACCGCGCGGGCGAGAACTCCGATCTTCTGTCGCCGTTCCATCGATGGAACGACCAGGATCTGAAGTACATCGACGCGTTCCTCAATCAGACCTACATGGATTTCAAGGAAAAAGTTGCCGCCGGAAGAAAGTTGGCACTTGAGAGAGTCGAAGAGCTGGCACAGGGTAAGGTTTACACCGGAGATCAGGCCAAAAGCCTGAACCTGGTAGATGAATTCGGCGGACTCGACAAAGCGATCCAGTATGCCGCTCGATCAGCCGGAGTATCCGGTGAATATCAGATTAAAATGTTCACAGTTCCCGGGATTGGGTTCGGAGACTACCTGGGGTTGGGGATAGACATACTGCAAATCATATCTGATTGGAAACTATACGACTAA
- a CDS encoding alanine--glyoxylate aminotransferase family protein: MKKRLFTPGPTPIPESVMLAMAEPIIHHRNPEFEAILTSVNENLKYLFQTKNEVVTLTSSGTGAMEAAVSNLLSAGDKAIFVNLGKFGERWGEIMKAYGVEPVEIKVEWGTAPSPEIILDAIKNNPTVKAVYLTHSETSTGVFTNIKEIAKAVHDKYDIAVVVDGITSVGAHEMRFDDWGLDAIVTGSQKGLMIPPGLAFATLSDRAKKMLETSNLPKYYFSLKKALKAHAGNDTPFTPAITLVIGLEKALRMIKDETVERIWLHHRILSEAVRNGCEAIGLKLFGSPASHAVTSVYVPEGVEYSKFNKILKLKYGITTAGGQEHLKGKIFRVAHLGYYDEVDIVGVVAALEWTLHDLNFKFEPGSGVTAVQKTFAKYSREATEVAR, encoded by the coding sequence ATGAAGAAAAGATTATTCACACCAGGGCCTACGCCGATTCCGGAGAGTGTAATGCTCGCCATGGCGGAGCCGATCATTCATCACAGAAATCCTGAATTTGAAGCAATCCTTACGAGTGTAAATGAAAATTTGAAATATCTCTTCCAGACGAAGAATGAAGTCGTGACGCTAACGAGTTCAGGCACCGGGGCGATGGAAGCTGCGGTATCGAATTTATTATCGGCAGGTGACAAAGCGATTTTCGTCAACCTCGGGAAATTCGGCGAGCGCTGGGGAGAGATAATGAAAGCTTACGGCGTTGAGCCTGTCGAGATAAAGGTCGAGTGGGGCACGGCGCCGTCGCCGGAAATAATTCTTGACGCAATAAAGAATAACCCCACAGTCAAGGCGGTGTACTTGACTCACAGCGAAACTTCGACGGGCGTTTTCACGAACATAAAGGAAATTGCAAAGGCAGTACACGACAAATACGATATCGCAGTTGTAGTTGACGGCATAACTTCGGTCGGCGCGCATGAAATGAGGTTCGATGACTGGGGACTGGACGCGATCGTTACCGGCTCGCAGAAGGGTTTGATGATTCCACCCGGGCTCGCCTTTGCGACGTTGAGCGACAGGGCGAAGAAGATGCTCGAAACTTCGAATCTTCCGAAATATTATTTCAGCCTGAAGAAGGCGCTGAAAGCACATGCGGGAAACGACACACCGTTCACTCCGGCAATTACGCTCGTCATCGGACTCGAAAAGGCACTTCGCATGATAAAAGACGAGACAGTTGAGAGGATCTGGCTCCACCACAGGATACTGTCCGAGGCGGTCAGAAACGGTTGCGAGGCTATCGGCTTGAAATTATTTGGCTCGCCGGCGTCACATGCCGTGACCTCCGTTTACGTTCCCGAAGGTGTCGAGTATTCTAAGTTCAATAAGATTCTGAAATTGAAATATGGAATTACGACCGCGGGAGGCCAGGAGCACTTGAAGGGAAAGATATTCCGAGTGGCGCATCTCGGATACTACGATGAAGTGGACATTGTAGGTGTTGTCGCGGCGCTGGAGTGGACACTTCACGACTTGAATTTCAAATTCGAACCGGGATCAGGTGTTACCGCCGTACAAAAAACTTTCGCGAAGTACTCACGTGAGGCAACGGAGGTGGCAAGATGA
- the serA gene encoding phosphoglycerate dehydrogenase: MKILITDPIEQVCTDILQKEGMEVDAKPGLPPDEIKKIIGGYDALIVRSGTKVTADIIAEAKSMKVIGRAGAGVDNIDVPAATRKGIIVMNTPGGNTVSTAEHTMALMLSMARNIPQSYRDLQGGKWERKKYMGTELLGKTLGIVGLGKVGREVASRAKAFGMNVIGYDPLLAPENAANLGLELVPLEEIFHKSDFITVHTPLTEETRGLLGEKTFPLCKQGVRVINCARGGIIDEQALLKALESGKVAGAALDVYMKEPPGENPLFNHPKVVATPHLGASTEEAQEKVAKQIGEQLVDFFKGRGIVGAVNIVDYQTAVSDEMRAYLVLGEKIGSLLAQLITGKVKSITAAYSGALLQKSSELLSTAVLKGMLDKLMFAPVNFVNAPAIAKELGIAISEKKEQASGHYSNLLKVEIATDREHRSIAGTVFDGSEMRIVGIDDFHFEIFPEGHFLFYSNTDRPGMLAAVGGLLASADVNIADVSLGRSARGERALTVMGVDSEIPEKVLLQLTKIAGVYEVKAVRL; encoded by the coding sequence ATGAAGATCCTCATTACCGATCCGATCGAGCAGGTGTGCACCGACATACTTCAAAAGGAAGGAATGGAGGTGGACGCAAAGCCGGGTCTTCCACCGGACGAGATCAAAAAGATCATCGGTGGTTACGATGCGCTGATCGTGCGCAGTGGAACCAAAGTCACGGCGGATATTATCGCGGAGGCGAAGTCCATGAAAGTGATCGGGCGTGCAGGAGCCGGGGTTGACAACATTGATGTACCCGCCGCTACCCGGAAGGGCATCATCGTGATGAACACACCGGGCGGGAATACGGTCTCCACCGCGGAACACACCATGGCACTCATGCTCTCCATGGCGCGAAATATTCCGCAGTCGTACCGGGATTTGCAGGGGGGGAAGTGGGAACGGAAGAAATACATGGGGACCGAACTCCTCGGCAAAACGCTTGGTATCGTCGGTCTCGGGAAGGTGGGCAGAGAAGTCGCCTCAAGGGCTAAAGCATTTGGAATGAATGTGATCGGGTACGATCCGCTTCTCGCGCCGGAAAATGCCGCAAACCTCGGATTGGAGTTGGTTCCTCTCGAAGAGATATTTCACAAATCCGATTTCATCACGGTGCACACTCCTCTTACCGAAGAGACTCGGGGACTCTTAGGCGAGAAGACTTTTCCCCTCTGCAAGCAGGGAGTACGCGTCATAAATTGCGCGAGGGGAGGCATAATAGACGAACAGGCGCTGTTGAAAGCCCTGGAAAGCGGAAAGGTTGCAGGTGCTGCACTTGATGTATATATGAAGGAACCTCCCGGCGAGAATCCGCTTTTCAATCATCCGAAGGTCGTGGCCACACCTCATCTGGGTGCGTCGACAGAAGAAGCTCAGGAGAAAGTGGCAAAGCAGATCGGCGAGCAACTTGTCGATTTCTTCAAGGGAAGGGGCATCGTCGGGGCTGTTAACATCGTGGACTACCAGACAGCCGTTAGCGACGAGATGCGCGCTTATCTCGTGCTTGGCGAGAAAATCGGTTCTCTGCTTGCTCAGCTCATCACGGGGAAGGTGAAATCCATAACTGCGGCCTATAGTGGCGCACTTCTCCAGAAATCTTCAGAGTTGTTGTCCACAGCAGTGTTGAAGGGAATGCTTGACAAGTTGATGTTCGCGCCGGTTAACTTTGTGAATGCGCCTGCGATTGCGAAAGAGCTCGGCATCGCCATAAGTGAAAAAAAGGAACAGGCAAGTGGTCATTACTCCAACCTTCTGAAAGTTGAAATTGCGACCGACCGGGAGCATAGGAGCATAGCGGGAACTGTATTCGATGGGAGCGAGATGCGTATCGTCGGAATAGATGATTTCCATTTCGAGATTTTTCCCGAAGGACACTTCCTTTTCTACTCGAACACTGATAGGCCGGGTATGCTGGCAGCAGTCGGAGGACTCCTTGCGTCGGCTGATGTAAATATTGCCGATGTCTCTCTCGGGAGATCAGCGCGAGGTGAGCGTGCCCTGACAGTGATGGGCGTCGACAGCGAGATACCTGAAAAGGTTCTTCTTCAGCTTACAAAGATTGCCGGAGTATACGAAGTAAAGGCCGTTAGACTGTAA
- a CDS encoding TonB-dependent receptor, which yields MFKRFAIGLLLALAIPALTFAQYGKISGKVVDHETKEALVGATVLLDGTSLGASTDINGEYVILNVPAGTYTVKVTYVGYHPLTISNLSVLSGLTRDLPIELSSTAVQAPTVEIIAERPLIEKTATNAVRIVGTQDIQNLPVRGAQAYFTLQPGVVLQNNTVYIRGSRADEVGYQVEGADTRNIVSNGNYITTIPEALEEVSVQAGGYSAEFGGANSGIVQQTFRTGGAKWNLSAAGETDDFGNYPGKKGPFSTYSYGYSNYVLTLGGPLMTDNIKLFLAGQNNFLRDNYGGGPLFWTGANFGYLHDRGDAGGNKADSALVSWGGGNLPRGMNNSYSLNGTLLFDYKPLQIRIAGAFTQNSQQNDASIYDIFDLSRVGLFQSDNTLLDGKLSYFLSANTFFEVNFNYLDYRDQTTDPNFGSNVLAYGDSVAAAAHGWTYNTYTSGPAQYVFYGFPFNRPGTDLTGYAKDHNGYLGGSVDLTSQIANHEIKIGGSYQYWTVRHYGVGGGIFGQLITHPDSSRVSSGLAELLRSQAVNNYGYDEFGAVFNGSGPNAARHPYFASGYIEDKIEFNDLVINAGLRLDNIYMDSWDLPDLSNPGYNYSQFSLYPNGAGADSLGYKLSRVFTYLEPRIGLSFPVTDRTVFHMQYGKFVQSPQLNQVYQGQAEIARFLSGQFYFLGGQVALNIGPIRTTQYEIGLSQQFTDFAAFDVTGFYKDVAGQLVDQKVTVIPTASGRDYHVFSNGDFETVMGLEFSLRVRRVERLQAEINYTLQDARGTNSFANGAEALQEVAGIPVTMVTPLTYDQTHRGSVMLDYRFAKDDGGPILQQLGLNLLLTFNSGHPFTLATGSAGQSGPEVGAILQDADARGRFPLEPVNNSSTPWFYELDARLDKNFELPGGIGLDIYIYAQNLLNTQNVINVYYRTGNAYADGYLTTPSLSEKVIASQGALYVPMYEVINLQDNQNQRDANGFDNFGMPRQVRVGARLDF from the coding sequence ATGTTTAAAAGGTTTGCTATAGGATTGCTCCTTGCGCTCGCGATTCCCGCGCTGACCTTTGCCCAGTACGGAAAAATTTCGGGCAAGGTGGTGGATCATGAAACCAAGGAAGCCCTTGTGGGAGCAACTGTGCTCCTTGATGGGACCAGCCTCGGTGCTTCCACTGATATAAATGGTGAATATGTTATCCTGAACGTGCCCGCCGGAACTTATACGGTGAAGGTAACCTACGTCGGATATCATCCGCTCACAATTTCAAACTTGAGCGTCCTGTCGGGATTGACGAGGGATCTTCCCATCGAGCTCTCAAGCACTGCCGTTCAGGCGCCCACCGTTGAGATCATCGCGGAACGTCCGTTAATTGAAAAAACTGCGACGAACGCTGTCAGGATCGTAGGGACTCAGGACATCCAGAATTTACCTGTCAGAGGCGCGCAGGCTTACTTCACTCTTCAGCCAGGAGTAGTTCTGCAGAATAACACCGTCTATATAAGAGGAAGCCGTGCAGATGAGGTTGGTTATCAAGTTGAAGGTGCCGACACCAGGAACATTGTATCCAACGGTAACTACATCACGACTATTCCGGAAGCCCTGGAGGAAGTCAGTGTGCAGGCCGGCGGTTACAGCGCCGAGTTCGGCGGAGCCAACAGCGGTATCGTACAACAGACTTTCAGGACGGGTGGTGCGAAGTGGAACCTTTCGGCTGCCGGTGAGACTGACGATTTTGGGAACTACCCGGGAAAGAAGGGACCGTTCAGTACGTATTCGTATGGATACTCTAACTATGTTCTGACTCTTGGCGGTCCACTTATGACGGACAACATCAAGTTGTTCCTAGCGGGCCAAAACAATTTCCTACGCGACAACTATGGCGGCGGTCCTCTCTTCTGGACGGGTGCCAATTTCGGGTATTTGCACGATAGAGGCGACGCGGGCGGCAACAAGGCCGACTCAGCGTTGGTATCATGGGGCGGCGGCAATCTTCCTCGTGGAATGAACAACAGTTACAGTCTGAACGGCACGTTGCTTTTTGATTACAAGCCGCTGCAGATCCGTATTGCCGGAGCCTTCACGCAGAACTCGCAACAGAACGACGCGTCGATATATGACATCTTCGATCTGTCAAGGGTCGGTCTGTTCCAGTCTGACAATACCCTCCTTGATGGAAAGCTGAGCTATTTCCTCTCTGCTAATACTTTCTTCGAGGTGAATTTTAACTACCTAGACTATCGTGACCAAACCACGGATCCAAATTTCGGCTCGAACGTGCTAGCCTATGGCGACAGCGTCGCCGCAGCTGCTCACGGTTGGACATACAATACTTATACTTCCGGTCCTGCGCAGTACGTGTTCTATGGATTCCCGTTCAATCGTCCGGGGACCGATTTAACAGGATATGCAAAGGATCACAACGGGTATCTTGGTGGATCTGTGGATCTGACATCTCAGATTGCGAACCATGAGATCAAGATTGGTGGATCGTACCAGTACTGGACCGTTCGCCACTATGGAGTTGGCGGCGGAATATTCGGTCAACTTATTACACATCCCGATTCATCCAGAGTGTCATCAGGCCTTGCTGAATTGTTGCGCAGCCAGGCTGTTAACAATTACGGCTATGACGAATTCGGCGCCGTCTTCAACGGAAGTGGTCCGAATGCGGCAAGACATCCGTACTTTGCGTCTGGTTACATCGAGGATAAGATCGAATTCAATGACCTCGTGATAAACGCCGGATTGAGGTTGGACAACATCTACATGGACAGCTGGGACTTGCCTGATCTTTCAAATCCAGGATATAACTACAGCCAGTTTTCACTGTACCCGAATGGTGCGGGAGCAGACAGTCTCGGGTATAAATTGAGCCGGGTGTTTACTTACCTCGAGCCGCGTATCGGTCTGTCGTTCCCAGTGACTGACAGGACGGTGTTCCATATGCAGTATGGAAAATTCGTACAATCTCCTCAGCTGAATCAAGTCTATCAGGGCCAGGCCGAGATAGCCAGATTCCTGTCGGGCCAGTTCTACTTCCTTGGCGGGCAGGTTGCTCTGAATATCGGGCCGATCAGGACCACACAGTATGAGATCGGTTTGTCGCAGCAGTTCACCGACTTCGCTGCCTTCGACGTCACCGGCTTCTATAAGGACGTTGCCGGCCAGTTGGTCGACCAGAAGGTCACTGTCATCCCGACCGCATCCGGACGTGATTATCACGTCTTCTCGAACGGTGACTTCGAGACGGTCATGGGTCTTGAATTCAGTTTGAGAGTCAGAAGAGTTGAAAGACTCCAGGCTGAGATAAACTACACGTTACAGGATGCGAGAGGAACGAATTCTTTTGCGAACGGTGCGGAAGCACTCCAGGAAGTTGCCGGAATACCTGTGACGATGGTGACCCCGCTTACTTACGACCAGACTCATCGCGGATCTGTGATGCTTGATTACAGGTTTGCAAAAGACGATGGCGGTCCGATCCTGCAACAACTCGGACTGAATCTTCTTCTCACATTTAATTCCGGGCACCCGTTCACGCTGGCTACCGGATCTGCCGGACAGTCGGGACCGGAGGTCGGAGCAATACTTCAGGATGCTGACGCTCGCGGCAGATTCCCGCTCGAGCCGGTCAATAATTCAAGCACACCATGGTTCTATGAGCTTGACGCCAGACTTGATAAGAACTTCGAACTCCCAGGCGGAATCGGTCTGGATATTTACATATATGCACAGAACCTGCTCAATACTCAGAACGTAATAAATGTTTACTACAGGACCGGTAATGCCTACGCTGACGGATATCTGACAACGCCATCGTTGAGCGAGAAGGTGATAGCCTCTCAAGGAGCCCTGTACGTTCCGATGTATGAGGTCATAAACTTGCAGGACAATCAAAATCAGCGCGATGCGAATGGCTTCGACAACTTCGGCATGCCTCGCCAGGTCAGAGTCGGCGCAAGATTGGACTTCTAA